From the genome of Pseudomonas sp. FP453:
CGTAAGGCGCTGGATCGCCGCAGTGAAATCCGTGGCACCGCTGGCCAGGCTGACGGCATTGATCGCGCCGGCCGAGGTGCCGACGATCACCGGAAACGGGTTCGGCGCCCCTGGCGGCAATAGCTCGGCAATCGCCGCCAACACCCCCACTTGATACGCCGCTCGCGCCCCACCGCCGGAAAGAATCAAGCCTGTAACCGGTTCAGCTGGGCGCATCGCGTCACTCCATGTGGGGGAAAGGTCGGTCTTTTGTGGCGAGGGAGCTTGCTCCCGCTGGGCTGCGTAGCGGCCCCAAAATCTGGGGAGCGCTTCGCACTCCAGCGGGAGCAAACTCCCTCGCCACAAGTGTTCGTCTGTTTTATCGGCGGCGTTTTTCGTACAGCTTGGGCTCACCCGGTGGCCGGCTCTTGAAGCGGCGGTGGGTCCACAGGTACTGCTCGGGGCATTGGCGTACCGAGGCTTCGACCCACTGGTTGATGCGCAGGCAGTCGGCCTCATCACTTTCGCCCGGGAAGTCGGTCAACGGCGGATGGATCACCAGGCGGTAACCGCTGCCGTCGGCCAGGCGCTCCTGGGTGAACGGCACCACCAGTGCCTTGCCCAACTTGGCGAATTTGCTGGTGGCCGGCACCGTGGCGGCCTGGATGCCGAACAGCGGCACGAAGATGCTCTGCTTGGCGCCGTAGTCCTGGTCCGGCGCATACCAGATCGCACGGCCGGCGCGCAGCAGCTTGAGCATGCCGCGCACGTCTTCGCGCTCGATGGCCAGGGAGTCGAGGTTGTGGCGCTCGCGGCCACGGCGCTGGATATAGTCGAACAACGGGTTGCCGTGTTCGCGGTACATGCCATCGATGGTGTGCTTCTGCCCCAGCAACGCCGCTCCGATTTCCAGGGTGGTGAAGTGCAGGGCCATGAGGATCACGCCCTTGCCATCCAGTTGGGCCTGCTTGAGGTGCTCCAGCCCTTCGACGTGGGCCAGGCGCGCCAGGCGCTGGCGCGACCACCACCAGCTCATGGCCATCTCAAAGAAGGCGATGCCGGTGGAGGCAAAGTTTTCTTTAAGCAAATGTTTACGCTCTTTCGCGGATTTTTCCGGGAAGCACAGTTCCAGGTTTCGCGCGGCGATGCGGCGGCGTTCGCCGGCCACACGGTACATCCCCGCACCCAGCAGGCGACCAATGGTCAACAGCGCACGGTAGGGCAACTGGGTGACCAGCCACAGCAGGCCGAGCCCCAGCCATAACAGCCAGAAACGCGGGTGAAAAAATACAGCTCGAAAACGCGGGCGATCCATTACAGATTCCGGTAAAGACAGGGCCGCGCATTCTACAACGGTTCGACTCGGCTTGCGGCCAGTGGATGTTCTCGTTATAAGTCTCGACACTTTTCGTGACAAGCCGCTTTATGCCGACCATGAGCCAAACCGAACCGCTAGACCAAGATCCCGTGTTCCAGCTGAAAGGCAGCATGCTCGCCATTACCGTGCTGGAACTGGCCCGCAACGACCTCGACGCCCTGGACCGCCAGCTCGCCGCCAAGGTCGCCCTGGCGCCGAACTTTTTCAATAACGCCCCGCTGGTACTGGCCCTGGACAAACTCCCGGCTGGCCAGGGCCTGATCGACCTGCCCGGCCTGATGCGCGTGTGCCGCTCCCATGGCCTGCGCACCCTGGCGATTCGTGCCAGCCGTATCGAAGACATTGCCGCGGCCATCGCCATTGAACTGCCCGTACTGCCGCCGTCCGGCGCGCGGGAGCGACCAATCGAACCATTGGTCGCTGAAGAGAAGAAAAAACCGGAAAAACCGCCGGCACCGACGATCAAGCCTACAAAGATCATCACCTCGCCCGTACGCGGCGGGCAGCAAATTTACGCCGAGGGTAGCGACCTTGTAGTGATCTCCTCGGTCAGCCCAGGGGCGGAACTTCTCGCCGATGGCAACATCCATGTATACGGCCCGATGCGTGGCCGTGCCCTGGCCGGCATCAAGGGTGATACCAAGGCGCGGATTTTTTGCCAGCAATTGACCGCTGAGCTAGTGTCCATCGCAGGCCGTTACAAGGTTTCCGAAGATTTGCGCCGTGATCCGCTGTGGGGGGCCGGGGTACAAGTCAGCCTGTCGGGCGATGTGTTGAACATCATCCGTCTTTAACGGATACTGCCGCATTTTCCAAGCATCTCTAGACTCTGATAGCACAGCGAAACTGGCATTACTTGTGTAGGAACATCTGAAGGTTGGCGTTTTTTCTGCGCAAACCCGTCTTTTCCCTACAAAGGCTGTCCGCCTGCGGCGAGTTCCAAGAGATGTTTTTCAGGGACTGAAAAGTCCTTTTTCCTTAGGGGTGAAACACCTTGGCCAAGATTCTCGTGGTTACATCCGGCAAGGGTGGTGTGGGTAAGACCACCACCAGCGCCGCTATCGGTACCGGCCTCGCTCTGCGCGGCCACAAGACAGTCATCGTCGACTTCGACGTCGGTTTGCGTAACCTCGACCTGATCATGGGCTGCGAACGCCGCGTGGTGTACGACTTCGTCAACGTGGTCAACGGCGAAGCCAACCTGCAACAGGCCC
Proteins encoded in this window:
- the minC gene encoding septum site-determining protein MinC; amino-acid sequence: MSQTEPLDQDPVFQLKGSMLAITVLELARNDLDALDRQLAAKVALAPNFFNNAPLVLALDKLPAGQGLIDLPGLMRVCRSHGLRTLAIRASRIEDIAAAIAIELPVLPPSGARERPIEPLVAEEKKKPEKPPAPTIKPTKIITSPVRGGQQIYAEGSDLVVISSVSPGAELLADGNIHVYGPMRGRALAGIKGDTKARIFCQQLTAELVSIAGRYKVSEDLRRDPLWGAGVQVSLSGDVLNIIRL
- a CDS encoding lipid A biosynthesis lauroyl acyltransferase, which gives rise to MDRPRFRAVFFHPRFWLLWLGLGLLWLVTQLPYRALLTIGRLLGAGMYRVAGERRRIAARNLELCFPEKSAKERKHLLKENFASTGIAFFEMAMSWWWSRQRLARLAHVEGLEHLKQAQLDGKGVILMALHFTTLEIGAALLGQKHTIDGMYREHGNPLFDYIQRRGRERHNLDSLAIEREDVRGMLKLLRAGRAIWYAPDQDYGAKQSIFVPLFGIQAATVPATSKFAKLGKALVVPFTQERLADGSGYRLVIHPPLTDFPGESDEADCLRINQWVEASVRQCPEQYLWTHRRFKSRPPGEPKLYEKRRR